The Natranaeroarchaeum aerophilus genome segment AATCCCGGACGGACGAAGCTCAAGACCCTGTGATTGATTCTATGACACGCTCGACCGTTGTTGTATCTGCCTCAAACCGGAGGGTCATATTCAACTGCCCGTCTTGAAATAGTCCATCAAGCGCATCAGGATTGATGTCGTTGTTTATTATCCAATCCTGTTCAAGCACTCCCTCGTGATGTGCCAGCGCGACTGCGCTCACAACAGCCATACTCAAGGATTCGCCTTCGTTCGGCTCATAGCGAAAATTCTCAGTCACATCAGTCCATTCAAGCGGAGACACAATAATTGTTGCTACAACTGTATTTCTAATTGATGTGTAACTCTCTGTATTGGGCAATCAGTGTAACTCATAATCAGTAATTCCACGGTAGATACTGTGCGTCTTGTATCTTACCCGATAGTTAGAAGATCTATCAGGTCTGGTCGGACAACCGGTGGTCAATACTCTTAGCCGAGGAGTGAAAACAGGGCATAGGATCCCACGAGCGACAGCATCGGCGTAATCACCCAGAGTGTCACGACACGAGCTGCCGCTGCATGGTGGAACAGGCCTTCGGCGGACAGTTCTTCCGGATCTACCTCGCCAACGCTAGACACACCATCCCTGGATGCGTGCTGCCTATCCGGGTGTGGAGTCTCGCCTTCAGCGAGTTCGCCCACAGTCGGGCCCGCAGCGACCTCCTTTTTGCCTTCAATTGGATGAACTTTGAGTGCACCAGTCGTAATCTGTGGAGCGGATTCATCGGCAGGGGTTTGCGTGATTATCTCTGCGAGCGTCCGCGCTCGGCTTGCACGGCCCCACCCGAGCCCAATGATACAACTGGTCGTACTCACGGCGAGACTGGCTGGAATTCCGAGCCACGAGAGGATGGTGATAATCGTCGCCCCCACGGTCGAAACAATGAGCGCGGCCAGAATCGGCATCTTAGTAAT includes the following:
- a CDS encoding HalOD1 output domain-containing protein; this translates as MTENFRYEPNEGESLSMAVVSAVALAHHEGVLEQDWIINNDINPDALDGLFQDGQLNMTLRFEADTTTVERVIESITGS